One genomic segment of Stigmatopora argus isolate UIUO_Sarg chromosome 3, RoL_Sarg_1.0, whole genome shotgun sequence includes these proteins:
- the kcnj11l gene encoding potassium inwardly rectifying channel subfamily J member 11, like: MLARKGLLPDGFLLTRLAEERNRPGRNRPRCRRARFITKTGSCNVAHKNIMEQGRFLQDVFTTMVDLKWQHSLLIFTSAFLCSWILFAMVWWLLAFAHGDLEPGRQDRPPPCVTAIHSFTSAFLFSIEVQVTIGFGGRMVTEECPAAIVVLIVQNILGLIINAVMLGCVFMKTAQANRRAETLIFSRNAVVAPRNGRPTFMFRVGDLRKSMIISATVQLQVIRRTVTSEGEVVPVSQLDIQVENPLRSNGIFLVSPLIVSHTLERGSPLYDLSARALAAADVEVIVILEGVVETTGISMQARTSYTPDEILWGRRFVSIVSEEDGRYCVDYSKFGNTLPVRMSSLSAKELDQTRGRRQEEEAPPQGWGLVRAGRGGLRRGGRRRSSSGGGDAREPPREPEPSREPDPPQ, from the exons ATGCTGGCCAGGAAGGGTTTGCTGCCGGATGGCTTCCTCCTGACGCGCCTGGCGGAGGAGCGCAATCGGCCCGGCCGCAACCGTCCACGCTGCCGGCGGGCGCGCTTCATCACCAAGACGGGTTCCTGCAACGTGGCCCACAAGAACATCATGGAGCAG GGCCGCTTCCTGCAGGACGTCTTCACCACCATGGTGGACCTGAAGTGGCAGCACTCGCTCCTGATCTTCACCTCGGCCTTCCTGTGCTCCTGGATTCTCTTCGCCATGGTGTGGTGGCTGCTGGCCTTCGCCCACGGAGACCTGGAGCCCGGGCGCCAGGACCGCCCCCCTCCCTGCGTCACCGCCATCCACTCCTTCACCTCCGCCTTCCTCTTCTCCATTGAAGTTCAG GTGACCATTGGTTTCGGCGGCCGCATGGTGACGGAGGAGTGCCCGGCGGCCATCGTGGTCCTCATCGTGCAGAACATCCTGGGCCTGATCATCAACGCCGTCATGCTGGGTTGCGTCTTCATGAAGACGGCGCAGGCCAACCGGCGGGCCGAGACGCTCATCTTCTCCAGGAACGCCGTGGTGGCCCCCCGCAACGGGCGGCCCACCTTCATGTTCCGGGTGGGCGACCTCCGCAAGAGCATGATCATCTCGGCCACCGTGCAGCTGCAG GTGATCCGGCGCACGGTGACCTCGGAGGGCGAGGTGGTCCCGGTGAGCCAGCTGGACATCCAGGTGGAGAACCCGCTGAGGAGCAACGGCATCTTCCTGGTGTCGCCGTTGATCGTCAGCCACACGCTGGAGAGAGGGAGCCCGCTCTACGACCTGTCGGCTCGGGCGCTGGCCGCCGCCGACGTGGAGGTCATCGTCATCCTGGAAG GCGTGGTGGAGACGACGGGCATCAGCATGCAGGCGCGCACGTCCTACACGCCCGACGAGATCTTGTGGGGGCGCCGTTTCGTCTCCATCGTCAGCGAGGAGGACGGTCGCTACTGCGTGGACTACTCCAAGTTCGGAAACACGCTGCCCGTGCGCATGTCCTCGCTCAGCGCCAAAGAACTGGACCAGACGCGGGGCCGGCGCCAGGAAGAGGAGGCGCCGCCGCAGGGCTGGGGGCTGGTGCGGGCCGGCAGGGGCGGCCTCCGTCGGGGCGGACGCCGCCGCagcagcagcggcggcggcgacgcccGCGAGCCGCCACGGGAACCCGAGCCATCGCGGGAACCCGATCCTCCGCAATAA
- the LOC144071201 gene encoding uncharacterized protein LOC144071201 isoform X1, with the protein MDNAADGHPPIDDGYPRRPKRARGTRPGTGDFLTESEMDALAAERTSDAGYKLTDEDVRKMVELRAANEALFTGRRNSAKPAWRSVRVLVLCPSSRLSDRWSDASLWLRRAIVKEMGLSGKVTADQVAKKWDNLKTRFKDLKFPPRGLEARPQAEDESASWPWFRLMDDALEGRLAGNAALLAAAQSPGEADSEDESPRRSDAVRKPSAPSDVPYKMSERDTRRLIALRADNEVLFTGKRNAAKAAWRNIVRQLDLQGKVSACQAAKKWDNLKRRYKDLKYPPAGMEDSAEVAAASWPWFRPMSDALEGRLAPAGHDREYERRPPSPRANSLPTKAETCPLKTEWAAPERGPAPLERDGTPLDGKRDLP; encoded by the exons ATGGACAACGCGGCGGATGGTCACCCGCCCATCGACGACGGCTACCCGAGGCGGCCTAAGCGAGCGCGCGGGACTCGCCCGGGGACCGGCGACTTCCTGACCGAGTCGGAGATGGACGCGCTGGCCGCGGAGCGGACGTCCGACGCCGGCTACAAAC TGACGGACGAGGACGTCCGCAAGATGGTGGAGCTGCGGGCCGCCAACGAGGCGCTCTTCACGGGACGCAGGAACAGCGCCAAGCCCGCCTGGAGGTCCGTCCGTGTGTTGGTTCTCTGTCCTTCTAGCCGTCTGTCTGACCGATGGAGCGACGCCTCGTTGTGGTTGCGCAGGGCCATCGTGAAGGAGATGGGCCTGAGTGGCAAAGTCACAGCCGACCAGGTGGCCAAGAAGTGGGACAACCTCAAGACCAGGTTCAAG GACCTGAAGTTCCCCCCTCGGGGGTTGGAGGCCCGGCCCCAGGCCGAGGACGAGTCGGCGTCGTGGCCCTGGTTCCGGCTGATGGACGACGCGTTGGAGGGTCGCTTGGCGGGAAACGCCGCCCTCTTGGCCGCCGCGCAGAGCCCCGGCGAGGCCGACAGCGAGGACGAGTCTCCCCGGCGCTCGGACGCCGTCCGGAAACCTTCCGCCCCGTCCGACGTCCCCTACAAAA TGAGCGAGCGCGACACGCGGCGCCTGATCGCGCTGAGGGCCGACAACGAGGTTTTGTTCACCGGGAAGAGGAACGCCGCCAAGGCCGCTTGGAG GAACATCGTCCGGCAGCTTGACCTCCAGGGGAAGGTGTCGGCGTGCCAGGCGGCCAAAAAGTGGGACAACCTCAAACGAAGGTACAAG GATCTAAAGTACCCTCCCGCCGGCATGGAGGACTCGGCGGAGGTCGCCGCCGCGTCCTGGCCGTGGTTTCGCCCAATGAGCGACGCCCTGGAGGGACGGCTGGCGCCCGCCGGACATGACCGCGAGTACGAGCGCCGCCCACCCTCCCCCCGGGCGAACTCTTTGCCCACGAAGGCCGAGACGTGCCCACTGAAGACGGAGTGGGCGGCGCCGGAAAGAGGGCCCGCCCCACTGGAGCGGGACGGGACGCCACTGGATGGAAAGAGGGACCTTCCATAG
- the LOC144071201 gene encoding uncharacterized protein LOC144071201 isoform X2, which translates to MDNAADGHPPIDDGYPRRPKRARGTRPGTGDFLTESEMDALAAERTSDAGYKLTDEDVRKMVELRAANEALFTGRRNSAKPAWRAIVKEMGLSGKVTADQVAKKWDNLKTRFKDLKFPPRGLEARPQAEDESASWPWFRLMDDALEGRLAGNAALLAAAQSPGEADSEDESPRRSDAVRKPSAPSDVPYKMSERDTRRLIALRADNEVLFTGKRNAAKAAWRNIVRQLDLQGKVSACQAAKKWDNLKRRYKDLKYPPAGMEDSAEVAAASWPWFRPMSDALEGRLAPAGHDREYERRPPSPRANSLPTKAETCPLKTEWAAPERGPAPLERDGTPLDGKRDLP; encoded by the exons ATGGACAACGCGGCGGATGGTCACCCGCCCATCGACGACGGCTACCCGAGGCGGCCTAAGCGAGCGCGCGGGACTCGCCCGGGGACCGGCGACTTCCTGACCGAGTCGGAGATGGACGCGCTGGCCGCGGAGCGGACGTCCGACGCCGGCTACAAAC TGACGGACGAGGACGTCCGCAAGATGGTGGAGCTGCGGGCCGCCAACGAGGCGCTCTTCACGGGACGCAGGAACAGCGCCAAGCCCGCCTGGAG GGCCATCGTGAAGGAGATGGGCCTGAGTGGCAAAGTCACAGCCGACCAGGTGGCCAAGAAGTGGGACAACCTCAAGACCAGGTTCAAG GACCTGAAGTTCCCCCCTCGGGGGTTGGAGGCCCGGCCCCAGGCCGAGGACGAGTCGGCGTCGTGGCCCTGGTTCCGGCTGATGGACGACGCGTTGGAGGGTCGCTTGGCGGGAAACGCCGCCCTCTTGGCCGCCGCGCAGAGCCCCGGCGAGGCCGACAGCGAGGACGAGTCTCCCCGGCGCTCGGACGCCGTCCGGAAACCTTCCGCCCCGTCCGACGTCCCCTACAAAA TGAGCGAGCGCGACACGCGGCGCCTGATCGCGCTGAGGGCCGACAACGAGGTTTTGTTCACCGGGAAGAGGAACGCCGCCAAGGCCGCTTGGAG GAACATCGTCCGGCAGCTTGACCTCCAGGGGAAGGTGTCGGCGTGCCAGGCGGCCAAAAAGTGGGACAACCTCAAACGAAGGTACAAG GATCTAAAGTACCCTCCCGCCGGCATGGAGGACTCGGCGGAGGTCGCCGCCGCGTCCTGGCCGTGGTTTCGCCCAATGAGCGACGCCCTGGAGGGACGGCTGGCGCCCGCCGGACATGACCGCGAGTACGAGCGCCGCCCACCCTCCCCCCGGGCGAACTCTTTGCCCACGAAGGCCGAGACGTGCCCACTGAAGACGGAGTGGGCGGCGCCGGAAAGAGGGCCCGCCCCACTGGAGCGGGACGGGACGCCACTGGATGGAAAGAGGGACCTTCCATAG
- the actr6 gene encoding actin-related protein 6 isoform X1: MATLVLDNGAYTAKIGYSSEEVRVIPNCQFRSKTSRMKTFTANQLDEIKDPSALFYILPIQKGYLVNWDVQRKVWDHLFGKEMFKVDFSDTGVVISEPYFNFTSIQESMNEILFEEYRFQSALRINAGSLSARRYFRAQPYELCCLVVDSGFSFTHIAPYCRSRRMKDAIRRISVGGKLLTNHLKEIISYRQLHVMDETHVINQVKEDVCFVSQDFYKDMAVAQLKGRDNTVMRDYVLPDFGAIKKGFCKPADQVVLSGKYKTGEQILRLANERFAVPEMLFRPSDIGIREMGLPEAIVDSVASLSEDMQPHMYGNIILTGGNVLFPGFRERLEAELRSLVPAHVPVKVTLPENPITYAWEGGKLVANDPDYEEMVVTRDDYEENGHFVCEEKFDI, from the exons ATGGCCACTTTGGTCCTGGACAATGGAGCCTACACGGCGAAAATAGGCTATAGTTCGGAGGAAGTCCG CGTCATCCCCAACTGTCAATTCCGCTCCAAGACGTCCCGGATGAAAACGTTCACCGCCAACCAGCTGGACGAGATCAAAGACCCGTCGGCACTCTTCTACATCCTGCCCATCCAGAAG GGTTACCTGGTCAACTGGGACGTCCAGAGGAAGGTTTGGGACCACTTGTTCGGCAAAGAAATGTTCAAGGTGGACTTTTCCGACACGGGCGTGGTCATCAGCGAGCCCTACTTCAACTTCACGTCCATCCAGGAGTCCATGAACGAGATCTTGTTCGAGGAGTACCGCTTCCAGTCGGCCCTCAGGATCAacg CGGGTTCTCTGAGCGCTCGCCGATACTTCCGGGCTCAACCCTACGAGCTGTGCTGTCTGGTGGTGGACAGCGGCTTCTCCTTCACGCACATCGCCCCCTACTGCCGCAGCAGGAGAATGAAGGACGCCATCCGCAG GATCAGTGTCGGAGGGAAGCTGCTGACCAATCACCTCAAAGAAATCATCTCCTACCG GCAACTCCACGTGATGGACGAGACTCACGTCATCAACCAGGTGAAGGAGGACGTGTGCTTCGTGTCTCAAGATTTCTACAAAGACATGGCCGTGGCGCA GCTGAAGGGTCGGGACAACACGGTGATGAGGGACTACGTCCTCCCGGATTTCGGCGCCATCAAGAAAGGCTTCTGCAAG CCGGCCGACCAGGTGGTGCTGAGCGGCAAGTACAAGACGGGCGAGCAGATCCTCAGGTTGGCCAACGAGCGCTTCGCCGTTCCCGAGATGCTCTTCCGGCCCTCCGACATCGGCATCCGGGAGATGGGTCTCCCCGAGGCCATCGTGGACTCCGTGGCTTCGCTCTCGGAAG ACATGCAGCCTCACATGTACGGCAACATCATCCTGACCGGCGGCAACGTTTTGTTTCCGGGCTTCAGAGAACGACTGGAAGCCGAACTCCGCTCGCTGGTTCCcgctcacgttcccgtcaaggTCACGTTGCCCGAAAA TCCCATCACGTACGCGTGGGAAGGAGGGAAGCTGGTCGCCAACGATCCGGACTACGAAGAGATGGTGGTCACGCGAGACGACTACGAAGAGAACGGACATTTTGTTTGTGAAGAAAAGTTTGACATCTGA
- the actr6 gene encoding actin-related protein 6 isoform X2 produces MATLVLDNGAYTAKIGYSSEEVRVIPNCQFRSKTSRMKTFTANQLDEIKDPSALFYILPIQKGYLVNWDVQRKVWDHLFGKEMFKESMNEILFEEYRFQSALRINAGSLSARRYFRAQPYELCCLVVDSGFSFTHIAPYCRSRRMKDAIRRISVGGKLLTNHLKEIISYRQLHVMDETHVINQVKEDVCFVSQDFYKDMAVAQLKGRDNTVMRDYVLPDFGAIKKGFCKPADQVVLSGKYKTGEQILRLANERFAVPEMLFRPSDIGIREMGLPEAIVDSVASLSEDMQPHMYGNIILTGGNVLFPGFRERLEAELRSLVPAHVPVKVTLPENPITYAWEGGKLVANDPDYEEMVVTRDDYEENGHFVCEEKFDI; encoded by the exons ATGGCCACTTTGGTCCTGGACAATGGAGCCTACACGGCGAAAATAGGCTATAGTTCGGAGGAAGTCCG CGTCATCCCCAACTGTCAATTCCGCTCCAAGACGTCCCGGATGAAAACGTTCACCGCCAACCAGCTGGACGAGATCAAAGACCCGTCGGCACTCTTCTACATCCTGCCCATCCAGAAG GGTTACCTGGTCAACTGGGACGTCCAGAGGAAGGTTTGGGACCACTTGTTCGGCAAAGAAATGTTCAAG GAGTCCATGAACGAGATCTTGTTCGAGGAGTACCGCTTCCAGTCGGCCCTCAGGATCAacg CGGGTTCTCTGAGCGCTCGCCGATACTTCCGGGCTCAACCCTACGAGCTGTGCTGTCTGGTGGTGGACAGCGGCTTCTCCTTCACGCACATCGCCCCCTACTGCCGCAGCAGGAGAATGAAGGACGCCATCCGCAG GATCAGTGTCGGAGGGAAGCTGCTGACCAATCACCTCAAAGAAATCATCTCCTACCG GCAACTCCACGTGATGGACGAGACTCACGTCATCAACCAGGTGAAGGAGGACGTGTGCTTCGTGTCTCAAGATTTCTACAAAGACATGGCCGTGGCGCA GCTGAAGGGTCGGGACAACACGGTGATGAGGGACTACGTCCTCCCGGATTTCGGCGCCATCAAGAAAGGCTTCTGCAAG CCGGCCGACCAGGTGGTGCTGAGCGGCAAGTACAAGACGGGCGAGCAGATCCTCAGGTTGGCCAACGAGCGCTTCGCCGTTCCCGAGATGCTCTTCCGGCCCTCCGACATCGGCATCCGGGAGATGGGTCTCCCCGAGGCCATCGTGGACTCCGTGGCTTCGCTCTCGGAAG ACATGCAGCCTCACATGTACGGCAACATCATCCTGACCGGCGGCAACGTTTTGTTTCCGGGCTTCAGAGAACGACTGGAAGCCGAACTCCGCTCGCTGGTTCCcgctcacgttcccgtcaaggTCACGTTGCCCGAAAA TCCCATCACGTACGCGTGGGAAGGAGGGAAGCTGGTCGCCAACGATCCGGACTACGAAGAGATGGTGGTCACGCGAGACGACTACGAAGAGAACGGACATTTTGTTTGTGAAGAAAAGTTTGACATCTGA